A window from Synechococcus sp. RSCCF101 encodes these proteins:
- a CDS encoding DUF2214 family protein gives MTGLLSIPSDTLARAGVAYVHYLSFMVCFGALVLERRILKPSPDRREAIAMVITDVVYGIAALALLVSGILRVVHYAQPTPFYTENPLFWWKVGLYLSVGALSLYPTITYILWAIPLRKGELPQVSDALARRLGWIINIEIAGFALIPFLATLMARGVGLPAA, from the coding sequence GTGACCGGCCTGCTCTCCATCCCCAGCGACACGCTCGCCCGCGCCGGCGTGGCCTATGTGCACTACCTGAGCTTCATGGTCTGCTTCGGAGCCCTGGTCCTGGAGCGCCGCATCCTGAAGCCCTCGCCGGATCGGCGTGAGGCCATCGCCATGGTCATCACCGATGTGGTGTACGGAATCGCCGCCCTGGCGCTGCTGGTGAGCGGCATCCTTCGGGTCGTGCACTACGCCCAGCCCACGCCCTTCTACACAGAGAATCCGCTCTTCTGGTGGAAGGTGGGGCTTTACCTCTCCGTTGGCGCCCTCTCCCTCTACCCCACCATCACCTACATCCTCTGGGCGATTCCCCTGCGCAAGGGTGAGTTGCCGCAGGTGAGCGACGCGCTGGCCCGCCGTCTGGGCTGGATCATCAACATCGAGATCGCCGGTTTCGCCCTGATCCCCTTCCTCGCCACCCTGATGGCCCGCGGCGTGGGCCTGCCGGCGGCGTGA
- a CDS encoding esterase-like activity of phytase family protein, translating to MLPAPPIPLPCPLSAGWQVISRTALPRRHPDGRRMGGFSALAMGADSGSGDRPLWLLSDTDQPELIPLLGWMDTPRYGPRLRLRGADGALLAPRFDGEGLVRIDGSLWIVSEGRRRLGRPPALLRFDLASGRFREKRPLPRAWRPAPDAGLRSNQGPESLARWGEEQLLVGAESPLKQDRDDRVRLARLRMEGSGIGPAPPAQPLRPLALQPRSANWGLTELLPLPRQDRLLALVRGYDPLQGWWARLQLYRLPGPVQAPDRAAPLQPLMGWDLLADLLPADNWEGMTPGPPLPDGRATLLLLSDDNFSTRQRSWLVRLAPRRRPGCGAVAPGHLDSEASRPPT from the coding sequence GTGCTGCCTGCCCCGCCCATCCCCCTGCCGTGCCCCCTCAGTGCCGGCTGGCAGGTGATCTCCCGCACGGCCCTGCCAAGGCGCCACCCCGATGGCCGCCGCATGGGCGGCTTCTCCGCCCTGGCGATGGGAGCGGACTCCGGCAGCGGGGACCGGCCGCTGTGGCTGCTGAGCGACACGGACCAGCCGGAGCTGATTCCTCTGCTGGGGTGGATGGACACACCCCGCTACGGGCCGCGGCTGCGGCTGCGGGGGGCCGACGGTGCACTGCTGGCGCCGCGCTTCGACGGTGAGGGACTGGTCCGGATCGATGGCAGCCTCTGGATCGTGAGCGAGGGGCGGCGCCGGCTGGGACGGCCACCGGCGCTGCTGCGCTTCGATCTGGCCAGCGGCCGGTTCCGGGAGAAGCGGCCCCTGCCCCGGGCCTGGCGGCCCGCTCCGGATGCCGGCCTGCGCTCGAACCAGGGGCCCGAGAGCCTGGCCCGCTGGGGTGAGGAGCAGCTGCTGGTCGGCGCCGAGAGTCCGCTGAAACAGGACCGCGACGACAGGGTGCGCCTGGCCCGGCTGCGCATGGAGGGATCCGGCATCGGCCCCGCACCACCAGCCCAGCCCCTGCGCCCGCTGGCGCTGCAGCCCCGCTCGGCCAACTGGGGCCTGACCGAACTCCTGCCCCTGCCGCGGCAGGACCGTCTGCTCGCCCTGGTGCGCGGCTACGACCCGCTGCAGGGCTGGTGGGCCCGGCTGCAGCTCTATCGCCTGCCCGGACCCGTGCAGGCGCCGGATCGGGCCGCACCGCTGCAGCCGTTGATGGGCTGGGACCTGCTGGCTGACCTGCTGCCGGCGGACAACTGGGAGGGCATGACCCCGGGCCCGCCGCTTCCGGATGGGCGAGCGACACTGCTGCTGCTGAGCGATGACAATTTCTCCACCCGGCAACGGAGCTGGCTGGTGCGCCTCGCTCCCCGTCGCCGCCCGGGCTGCGGGGCGGTGGCGCCCGGTCACCTGGACTCCGAAGCCTCCCGGCCCCCGACATGA
- a CDS encoding GTP-binding protein, giving the protein MTASDTATLPRTEGVPVTILTGFLGAGKTTLLNHILTNQQGLKTAVLVNEFGEIGIDNDLIVATSEDMVELSNGCICCSINGELLDAVDRLMERQAELDYLVVETTGLADPLPVAMTFLGSELRDSTRLDSIVTLIDAENFDDSLLAGEVGRSQVIYGDILMLNKCDLVPEERLQAIEAELRAIKTDARILRSVNAEVPLGLLLSVGLFESDRIAASEPNGGHDHNHDHDGHGHGGHHDHHGHDHGPAHHHHGHDHHHDHDHSHEASPDHLAIEGFTSLSFRSDGPFALRKFQHFLDNQLPAGVFRAKGVLWFNESERRHVFHLAGKRFSIDDSDWPGERKNQLVLIGRDLDHDRLRRQLQACVAPDAGKGFA; this is encoded by the coding sequence ATGACCGCCAGCGACACCGCGACACTCCCCAGAACCGAGGGCGTGCCGGTGACGATCCTCACCGGCTTCCTCGGGGCCGGCAAGACCACCCTGCTCAACCACATCCTCACCAACCAGCAGGGGCTCAAGACCGCCGTTCTGGTCAACGAATTCGGCGAGATCGGCATCGACAACGACCTGATCGTCGCCACCAGCGAGGACATGGTCGAGCTCAGCAACGGCTGCATCTGCTGCTCGATCAATGGCGAGCTGCTCGATGCGGTGGACCGCCTGATGGAACGGCAGGCCGAGCTCGACTATCTGGTGGTGGAGACCACCGGCCTGGCCGATCCCCTGCCTGTGGCCATGACCTTTCTCGGCAGCGAGCTGCGCGACAGCACGCGGCTGGATTCGATCGTGACTCTGATCGATGCGGAGAACTTCGACGACAGCCTGCTGGCCGGTGAGGTGGGCCGCTCCCAGGTGATCTACGGCGACATCCTGATGCTCAACAAGTGCGATCTGGTGCCCGAGGAGCGGTTGCAGGCCATCGAGGCCGAGCTTCGGGCGATCAAGACCGACGCCCGCATCCTCCGCTCCGTGAATGCGGAGGTGCCGCTGGGCCTGCTGCTGAGCGTGGGCCTGTTCGAAAGCGACCGGATCGCGGCCTCCGAGCCGAATGGTGGCCACGACCACAACCACGACCACGACGGGCACGGCCATGGAGGCCATCACGACCATCACGGTCATGACCATGGTCCTGCCCATCACCACCACGGGCACGATCACCACCACGATCACGACCACTCCCATGAGGCCTCGCCGGATCACCTGGCGATCGAAGGCTTCACCTCGCTCTCCTTCCGCAGCGACGGGCCCTTCGCCCTGCGCAAGTTCCAGCATTTTCTCGACAACCAGCTGCCCGCGGGGGTGTTCCGGGCCAAGGGCGTGCTCTGGTTCAACGAGAGCGAACGGCGCCATGTGTTCCACCTGGCCGGCAAGCGCTTCTCGATCGACGACAGCGACTGGCCCGGTGAGCGCAAGAACCAGCTGGTGCTGATCGGCCGCGATCTCGATCACGACCGTCTGCGGCGTCAGCTCCAGGCCTGCGTCGCCCCCGATGCCGGCAAGGGCTTCGCCTGA
- a CDS encoding PhoX family phosphatase, with translation MQGDGLEAAAQRQRLASVQLEDRLVLPAGFRADLLAVWGEPVGDPAVGARFGFNNDYVALVPEPTGPRADGADGPERALLVVNFEYISPLPWQQGFEAVLGRPLPYQQLADTLKPQQGEADCTALPEGHPLLALIRAVSDEAMADLGVGVIALERHRGAWRRRTSPLERRIDGLAGLRDPAQRLRVSGPAAAVFNLPEPMGYSDGLGASVIGSFANCAGGVTPWGTVLSAEENVQVQISEDVHADGSASHPSRRPFLCSETRLAGLGNVYGLAGNKYGWMVEVDPADPTRPACKHSWLGRFRHEAVAVRAIAGEHLQIYSGCDRRGGHLYRYVSDAVVQDPSDPANSALLDQGDLQVARFEGDGSGRWIPLRPETPVDPFLPSRFQTAGLSCPVELPHSDRRLAGAELFDDDAAVAAYRRRFPTLAHLYRGAAAALQGAILVDAHLAASAVGGTPTARPEDTDLDPVSEDLLVAFTSGRPNERGGADPAVFTGPAGEAGWPHGWVMRLQDQDDGFRWRLAVTGGEPWAGGLGFANPDNLALDRNGNLWIVTDRSIGDPAGEIFGNNSCWLVPRGSGSEETAFCFATGPMECELCGLALDRDERTLFLAVQHPGERHGRRMAGRQLEQEHRLVDREGRTFLQRRQVPLGSSWPSPAPGQPPRPAVVAIRRDDGRPLLA, from the coding sequence GTGCAAGGCGATGGACTGGAGGCCGCAGCCCAGCGGCAGCGTCTTGCCAGCGTGCAGCTTGAGGATCGCCTGGTGCTGCCGGCGGGCTTCCGGGCCGATCTTCTGGCCGTGTGGGGTGAGCCCGTCGGCGATCCGGCGGTCGGGGCGCGCTTTGGATTCAACAACGATTACGTCGCCCTGGTGCCCGAGCCGACCGGACCACGCGCGGACGGAGCGGATGGTCCGGAACGCGCGCTCCTGGTGGTGAACTTCGAGTACATCAGCCCGCTCCCCTGGCAACAGGGATTTGAAGCGGTGCTGGGTCGACCACTCCCCTACCAGCAGCTGGCGGACACCCTCAAGCCACAGCAGGGAGAGGCGGACTGCACCGCTCTGCCGGAAGGCCATCCGCTCCTCGCCCTCATCCGGGCGGTGAGCGATGAGGCGATGGCCGATCTGGGGGTGGGGGTCATCGCCCTGGAGCGCCATCGGGGCGCCTGGAGGCGGAGGACCTCGCCGCTGGAGCGGCGCATCGATGGGCTCGCCGGTCTGAGGGATCCCGCCCAGCGGCTGCGGGTGAGTGGTCCCGCCGCAGCTGTGTTCAACCTGCCGGAGCCCATGGGCTACAGCGATGGCCTGGGAGCATCCGTGATCGGCAGCTTCGCGAACTGCGCCGGCGGGGTGACCCCCTGGGGCACTGTGCTCAGTGCCGAGGAGAACGTGCAGGTCCAGATCAGCGAGGACGTTCATGCCGATGGCAGCGCCTCCCACCCCTCCCGAAGGCCCTTTCTCTGCAGCGAGACGCGCCTGGCCGGCCTCGGCAACGTCTACGGCCTGGCGGGGAACAAATACGGCTGGATGGTGGAGGTCGATCCCGCCGACCCGACCCGCCCGGCCTGCAAGCACAGCTGGCTGGGGCGCTTCCGCCATGAAGCGGTGGCCGTGAGGGCCATCGCCGGCGAACACCTGCAGATCTACTCCGGCTGTGACCGGCGCGGCGGCCACCTCTACCGCTATGTGAGCGACGCGGTGGTGCAGGACCCGAGCGATCCCGCCAACTCGGCCCTGCTCGATCAGGGCGACCTCCAGGTGGCCCGCTTCGAGGGCGATGGCAGCGGCCGTTGGATTCCGCTGCGTCCCGAGACGCCCGTGGATCCGTTTCTACCGAGCCGCTTTCAGACGGCAGGCCTCAGCTGTCCGGTGGAGCTGCCCCATTCCGACCGTCGCCTCGCTGGCGCCGAGCTCTTCGACGATGACGCCGCCGTGGCCGCCTACCGCCGGCGGTTCCCGACCCTGGCCCACCTCTACCGGGGCGCAGCCGCCGCGCTGCAGGGAGCGATCCTGGTGGATGCCCACCTCGCGGCCAGCGCTGTTGGCGGAACGCCGACCGCCCGCCCGGAGGACACCGACCTCGATCCGGTGAGCGAGGACCTGCTGGTGGCCTTCACGTCCGGCCGTCCGAATGAGCGGGGAGGCGCGGATCCGGCCGTGTTCACCGGACCGGCCGGAGAAGCCGGCTGGCCCCATGGCTGGGTGATGCGCCTGCAGGATCAGGACGACGGGTTCCGCTGGCGTCTTGCGGTCACCGGCGGTGAGCCCTGGGCCGGCGGCCTGGGCTTTGCCAACCCGGACAATCTCGCCCTGGACCGGAACGGCAACCTCTGGATCGTGACGGACCGGTCCATCGGCGATCCTGCGGGGGAGATCTTCGGCAACAACAGCTGCTGGCTGGTCCCCCGTGGGAGCGGGTCCGAGGAAACGGCCTTCTGTTTCGCCACGGGGCCGATGGAGTGCGAACTCTGCGGCCTGGCGCTCGATCGGGATGAGCGCACCCTGTTCCTCGCGGTGCAACATCCCGGCGAACGGCATGGGCGGAGGATGGCCGGCCGCCAGCTGGAGCAGGAGCACCGGCTGGTGGATCGGGAGGGCCGGACCTTCCTGCAGCGGCGGCAGGTCCCGCTGGGGTCGTCCTGGCCATCGCCGGCGCCGGGCCAGCCCCCGAGGCCGGCTGTGGTGGCGATCCGGCGCGATGATGGCCGGCCTCTGCTGGCCTAA
- the hisIE gene encoding bifunctional phosphoribosyl-AMP cyclohydrolase/phosphoribosyl-ATP diphosphatase HisIE, which yields MPPSTPSSPAAESWQDRLRFDSNGLLPAIAQDWLDGAVLMVAWMNRLALDHTLASGEVHYWSRSRQELWHKGATSGHIQTLRGLRYDCDADVLLLTVEQRGNVACHTGARSCFYSDGLPGEAVLEPPADACTELYRVIASRRSSPLEGSYTNRLLDGGDNRILKKIGEESAEFVMACKDGEEKAIASEAADLLFHMQVALAHHGVDWRAVQEELARRRGAPRRD from the coding sequence GTGCCCCCATCCACCCCCTCCTCCCCTGCGGCCGAGAGCTGGCAGGACCGGCTGCGCTTCGACAGCAATGGTCTGCTTCCGGCCATCGCCCAGGACTGGCTCGATGGGGCGGTGCTGATGGTGGCCTGGATGAACCGGCTGGCGCTGGATCACACCCTGGCCAGCGGCGAGGTGCACTACTGGAGCCGCTCCCGTCAGGAGCTCTGGCACAAGGGCGCCACCAGCGGCCACATCCAGACCCTGCGGGGACTCCGCTACGACTGCGACGCCGATGTGCTGCTGCTCACCGTCGAGCAACGCGGCAACGTGGCCTGTCACACCGGCGCCCGCAGCTGCTTCTACAGCGATGGGCTGCCGGGTGAGGCGGTGCTCGAGCCGCCGGCCGATGCCTGCACCGAGCTCTACCGGGTGATCGCGTCGCGCCGCTCATCCCCCCTGGAGGGGAGCTACACGAATCGGCTCCTCGATGGCGGCGACAACCGCATTCTCAAGAAGATCGGCGAGGAGAGCGCCGAGTTCGTCATGGCCTGCAAGGACGGGGAGGAGAAGGCCATCGCCTCGGAGGCCGCCGATCTGCTCTTCCACATGCAGGTGGCCCTGGCTCACCACGGTGTCGACTGGCGGGCCGTGCAGGAGGAACTGGCGCGCCGTCGCGGTGCCCCCAGGCGGGACTAG
- a CDS encoding ABC transporter permease: MVSALLVVLLALSPLLGLGWAALDGADLGVLSLGADGLEQLISTLTLLLGAAAAGAALGTANGWLLARCRFPGRRWLRIAQLVPLATPGYLLAATLVDLASRADWRVYGMGWGVLVLGLSTYPYVFLLSTESFQQGGARQLEACRSLGVGPWGSFRRVALPMALPAIGAGVALIGMEVVNELGAVQLLGIPSVSAGILQRWQAEGDPAGAVLLALLTLLVVALLVAVERQLRRRSRRWNLGSDAVAGPAWSLSGGRALAAQALAGLPPLISLGVPLIWIALSLDQLVLSDAAELLALSGRSLALGGLATVLAAGGALLLALTARWQSHPVLLGLTQLAGLGYAVPGAVLALALLLVGAPIGLPALLLLVWGCADRFMAVSKGGLDAAFERMPVQLDEAATALGQGWSGVLRRVHLPLLRGPLMVGGLLVFVDTVKELPLTFALRPFGFDTLAVRVYQYASDERLASALLPCLMIILLGLAASIALIPGLEREA, encoded by the coding sequence GTGGTTTCGGCGTTGCTGGTGGTCCTTCTGGCGCTGAGCCCTCTGCTGGGGCTGGGCTGGGCCGCTCTCGACGGCGCCGATCTCGGGGTTCTCTCCCTCGGCGCGGATGGCCTCGAACAGCTGATCAGCACCCTGACCCTGCTGCTGGGAGCAGCTGCTGCGGGCGCTGCTCTGGGGACGGCGAACGGCTGGCTGCTCGCCCGCTGCCGCTTCCCCGGGCGCCGCTGGCTGCGCATTGCCCAGCTGGTTCCCCTGGCCACGCCCGGCTACCTGCTGGCCGCCACCCTGGTGGACCTGGCCAGCCGCGCCGATTGGCGGGTGTACGGCATGGGCTGGGGCGTGCTGGTGCTGGGCCTCAGCACCTACCCGTACGTGTTCCTGCTGAGCACCGAGTCCTTCCAGCAGGGTGGCGCCCGCCAGCTCGAGGCCTGCCGCAGTCTTGGCGTGGGCCCCTGGGGCAGCTTCCGGCGCGTCGCCCTGCCCATGGCCCTGCCGGCCATCGGGGCGGGCGTGGCCCTGATCGGAATGGAGGTGGTGAACGAGCTCGGGGCGGTGCAGCTGCTCGGCATCCCCAGCGTGTCCGCCGGCATCCTGCAGCGCTGGCAGGCGGAGGGTGATCCCGCCGGCGCCGTGCTTCTGGCCCTGCTCACCCTGCTGGTGGTGGCCCTGCTGGTGGCGGTTGAGCGGCAGCTGAGGCGACGCAGCCGGCGCTGGAACCTGGGCAGTGATGCGGTGGCCGGCCCCGCCTGGTCCCTGAGCGGCGGCCGGGCGCTCGCCGCCCAGGCTCTGGCCGGCCTGCCGCCCCTGATCAGCCTCGGTGTGCCGCTGATCTGGATCGCGCTGAGCCTGGACCAGCTGGTGCTCAGTGACGCTGCTGAGCTTCTCGCCCTGAGTGGCCGCAGCCTGGCCCTCGGCGGCCTGGCCACTGTCCTCGCTGCCGGTGGAGCTCTGCTGCTGGCACTCACCGCCCGCTGGCAATCCCATCCCGTGCTGCTGGGCCTCACCCAGCTGGCGGGTCTGGGCTATGCGGTGCCGGGCGCCGTGCTGGCCCTGGCCCTGCTGCTGGTGGGAGCGCCCATCGGCCTGCCGGCCCTGCTGCTGCTGGTCTGGGGCTGCGCCGATCGGTTCATGGCCGTGTCCAAGGGCGGGCTGGACGCCGCCTTCGAGCGGATGCCCGTGCAGCTCGATGAGGCGGCCACCGCACTCGGGCAGGGCTGGAGCGGCGTGCTGCGCCGGGTTCACCTGCCGCTGCTGCGCGGGCCCCTGATGGTGGGTGGTCTGCTCGTGTTCGTCGACACCGTGAAGGAGCTGCCGCTCACCTTCGCGCTGCGGCCCTTCGGCTTCGACACCCTGGCGGTGCGGGTGTACCAGTACGCCAGCGACGAGCGGCTGGCCAGTGCTCTGCTGCCCTGCCTGATGATCATCCTGCTGGGCCTTGCCGCCTCGATCGCCCTGATCCCCGGCCTCGAGCGGGAGGCTTAG
- a CDS encoding Fur family transcriptional regulator: MVSDLLRQGLRGRGRRLTPQRQKVLGVFEQLGEGRHLSAEQVHQHLLQEQERVSLATVYRSLRLLSSMGLLQELEIKDGGRRFELAGDTHRDHHHLVCVRCGRTEEFESEAVLQAGARAASENGFKMLECVFSVRALCPSCAALAGSPADPALEPD; this comes from the coding sequence ATGGTCTCCGATCTGCTGAGACAGGGTCTGCGCGGCCGGGGGCGGCGCCTCACCCCCCAGCGGCAGAAGGTGCTCGGCGTGTTCGAGCAGCTGGGCGAGGGCCGTCACCTGAGTGCCGAGCAGGTGCATCAGCATCTGCTTCAGGAGCAGGAGCGGGTGTCGCTGGCCACCGTGTATCGCAGCCTGCGGCTGCTCAGCTCGATGGGGCTGCTGCAGGAGCTGGAGATCAAGGACGGCGGTCGCCGCTTCGAGCTGGCGGGCGACACCCACCGCGACCATCACCATCTCGTCTGTGTGCGTTGCGGCCGCACCGAGGAGTTCGAGAGCGAGGCGGTGCTCCAGGCCGGAGCCCGGGCCGCCAGCGAGAACGGCTTCAAGATGCTCGAGTGCGTCTTCAGCGTGCGGGCCCTCTGTCCGAGCTGCGCCGCCCTGGCCGGGAGCCCTGCAGACCCGGCCCTGGAGCCGGACTGA
- the larC gene encoding nickel pincer cofactor biosynthesis protein LarC — protein MKRLVVDCPTGLAGDMLLAALLDLGVPRGVVEEPLRHLGLLDQLRLRVDEGRSGGLRGLRVTVTPLQSQPQERHWSELRGELERSPLQEPLRGKVLAVFALLAEAEAAVHGQAPEAVHFHELGALDTLVDVVGVCAALEHLACEELICACPPAGHGSVGTAHGRLPVPVPAVLELARRCGVPLAGSGDLPAGELLTPTGLALMAVHASRFGTSRGGWPEAVGVGLGHRVLDRPNLVRLWLEGQMSESQDGALPETVLVQECQLDDADGEAVAHLQACLRRAGALDVVCQPVQMKKGRSGVLVQALARPDRAAALRRIWFRESTTLGLREVVQQRWTLPRRERTVQTRLGPVRIKEAERPGGRTLKPEHDDLTALAEASGLPLAEVRRIALAACQPGTAEAEEALEEHP, from the coding sequence GTGAAGCGACTGGTGGTGGACTGCCCCACCGGCCTGGCGGGGGACATGCTGCTGGCGGCCCTGCTGGATCTGGGGGTGCCTCGTGGCGTGGTGGAGGAGCCGCTGCGGCACCTGGGACTGCTCGATCAACTGCGCCTCCGCGTCGATGAAGGGCGCAGCGGCGGCCTGCGCGGCCTGCGGGTCACGGTGACGCCCCTCCAGAGCCAGCCGCAGGAGCGCCACTGGAGCGAGCTGCGGGGCGAGCTGGAGCGGAGCCCCCTGCAGGAGCCTCTGCGCGGCAAGGTGCTGGCGGTGTTCGCGCTCCTAGCGGAGGCCGAGGCCGCGGTGCACGGCCAGGCGCCCGAGGCGGTGCACTTCCATGAACTCGGCGCCCTCGACACCCTGGTCGACGTGGTGGGAGTCTGCGCCGCGCTCGAACATCTGGCCTGTGAGGAGCTGATCTGCGCCTGCCCACCCGCCGGCCACGGCAGCGTCGGCACGGCCCATGGCCGCCTGCCGGTCCCCGTGCCGGCGGTGCTGGAGCTGGCGCGGCGCTGCGGCGTTCCCCTGGCCGGCAGCGGCGATCTCCCCGCCGGCGAACTGCTCACGCCCACCGGCCTGGCCCTGATGGCAGTGCACGCCAGCCGCTTCGGAACGAGCCGGGGCGGCTGGCCCGAGGCGGTGGGGGTGGGCCTCGGCCACCGGGTGCTGGATCGGCCCAACCTGGTGCGGCTCTGGCTGGAGGGGCAGATGAGCGAGAGCCAGGATGGAGCGCTGCCGGAGACGGTGCTCGTGCAGGAGTGTCAGCTCGATGACGCCGACGGGGAGGCGGTGGCCCATCTGCAGGCGTGCCTGCGACGCGCCGGAGCCCTCGATGTGGTCTGCCAGCCGGTCCAGATGAAGAAGGGGCGCTCGGGGGTGCTGGTGCAGGCCCTGGCCCGGCCGGACCGGGCGGCGGCGCTGCGCCGGATCTGGTTCCGCGAAAGCACCACGCTCGGCCTGCGGGAGGTGGTGCAGCAGCGCTGGACCCTGCCCCGCCGCGAACGGACCGTGCAGACCCGCCTCGGTCCCGTTCGCATCAAGGAGGCGGAGCGGCCGGGCGGGCGCACCCTCAAGCCCGAGCACGACGATCTGACGGCGCTGGCCGAGGCCAGTGGCCTGCCCCTGGCCGAGGTGCGCCGCATCGCTCTGGCCGCCTGCCAGCCAGGCACCGCCGAGGCTGAGGAAGCCCTGGAGGAGCATCCATGA
- a CDS encoding lysylphosphatidylglycerol synthase domain-containing protein yields the protein MSRGSLLKFAVALACIGFVAAAVIDQGQQLLALRISRQGWLWLAVGLGITTTSMVCNAGVWAVLLRWLGRWPKGLEPFTLYLTTNVLKYLPGNVWHLAARVKALKPVFGLAPALVSVLLEPILMATAALALVPLGGLQGGLGLIALLPLLALMPRWLNPLLARLERSRAEAMHLEGELAAEPAWSVPGYPLLPLLAALAFVLIRFLGFACCVVAFSEQAAAGWPVWIAGFALAWTAGLVVPGAPGGLGVFEAALLLRFGSLIPEAPLLAIALCYRLLATLADGLLAATGHLDRRLVGPPAAAAAPAVSLSEGSSSS from the coding sequence ATGAGCCGCGGCAGCCTGCTCAAGTTCGCCGTTGCCCTGGCCTGCATCGGCTTCGTGGCGGCCGCCGTGATCGATCAGGGGCAGCAGCTTCTGGCCCTGCGCATCAGCCGCCAGGGCTGGCTGTGGCTGGCGGTCGGGCTGGGCATCACCACCACGAGCATGGTCTGCAACGCCGGTGTCTGGGCGGTGCTGCTGCGCTGGCTGGGGCGCTGGCCGAAGGGCCTGGAGCCGTTCACGCTCTACCTCACCACCAACGTGCTCAAGTACCTGCCGGGCAATGTGTGGCACCTGGCAGCACGGGTGAAGGCCCTGAAGCCGGTCTTCGGCCTGGCGCCCGCGCTGGTGTCCGTGCTGCTGGAGCCGATCCTGATGGCCACGGCAGCTCTGGCCCTGGTGCCCCTGGGCGGGCTGCAGGGCGGGCTGGGCCTGATCGCGCTGCTGCCGCTGCTGGCCCTGATGCCCCGCTGGCTCAACCCGCTGCTGGCACGGCTGGAGCGCAGCCGGGCCGAGGCCATGCACCTGGAGGGGGAGCTGGCCGCTGAACCGGCCTGGTCGGTGCCGGGCTACCCCCTGCTGCCGCTGCTGGCGGCCCTGGCGTTCGTGCTGATCCGGTTCCTCGGTTTCGCCTGCTGTGTGGTGGCCTTCTCCGAGCAGGCCGCGGCGGGCTGGCCCGTGTGGATCGCGGGATTCGCCCTGGCCTGGACGGCCGGGCTGGTGGTGCCCGGTGCGCCGGGCGGACTGGGGGTGTTCGAGGCGGCGCTGCTGCTGCGCTTCGGCAGCCTCATCCCCGAGGCCCCGCTGCTGGCCATCGCGCTCTGCTACCGGCTGCTGGCCACCCTCGCCGACGGACTGCTGGCGGCCACCGGCCACCTGGACCGGCGACTGGTGGGGCCACCCGCTGCCGCGGCCGCGCCGGCCGTATCGCTGTCTGAGGGCAGCTCCAGCTCCTGA
- a CDS encoding peptidase, giving the protein MIAALLRPRLGAAALAAMAAVCAGGAPTLAGPDEPCGEVFAHSDPEPAVFRALRHTVPGTYVDRLATTDQGLPILPVWCVWVEPLPEGGGSRWDRRWFEAVEAALSTWSQHLSLVRVADAGRAQVLVQRRRPQRRQIAGVWRASHGRGTLLLRRVNRSGDSPEGTDLAESPLEPLVVVQVSPDQRRQAIEATALHELGHAFGIWGHSDEAADAMATAPGAEPVLKLSERDRRTLEWLRRQPTGFGRP; this is encoded by the coding sequence GTGATCGCGGCGCTGCTGCGGCCGCGACTGGGCGCGGCGGCCCTCGCCGCAATGGCTGCCGTGTGTGCAGGCGGTGCGCCCACGTTGGCCGGTCCCGATGAGCCGTGCGGCGAGGTCTTTGCCCACAGCGATCCGGAGCCGGCAGTGTTCCGGGCGCTTCGGCACACGGTCCCAGGCACCTACGTCGATCGCCTGGCCACCACCGATCAGGGTCTGCCGATCCTTCCCGTCTGGTGCGTCTGGGTCGAGCCGTTGCCGGAGGGAGGAGGGAGCCGCTGGGATCGGCGCTGGTTCGAGGCGGTGGAGGCGGCTCTCTCCACCTGGAGCCAGCACCTGAGCTTGGTCCGCGTTGCCGATGCCGGGCGGGCCCAGGTGCTGGTGCAGCGGCGCCGGCCGCAGCGCCGGCAGATCGCCGGCGTCTGGCGCGCCAGTCACGGCCGCGGCACGCTCCTGCTCAGGCGTGTGAACCGTTCGGGCGACTCGCCGGAGGGCACGGACCTCGCGGAGTCGCCTCTGGAACCCCTGGTGGTGGTGCAGGTGAGCCCGGATCAGCGGCGGCAGGCCATCGAAGCCACCGCCCTGCACGAACTCGGCCATGCCTTCGGCATCTGGGGGCACAGCGATGAGGCGGCCGATGCGATGGCCACGGCTCCCGGAGCCGAGCCCGTGCTCAAGCTGAGTGAGCGGGACCGGCGCACGCTCGAGTGGCTGCGCCGCCAGCCCACCGGCTTCGGTCGCCCCTAG